The Pseudomonadota bacterium genome includes the window GGACGCCTCGGACGTGGCCACGCTGGAGCCGTGGACGTGCCTCACCGGCGGCGACCTGACCATCACGACGTCCGTGCTCACCGACGTGGATCTGCCGAACCTCCAATGGGTCGGCGGGAATCTGATCATCGAGAACAACACAACCCTGACGAGCCTCTCGGGGCTGAGCGCCCTCTTCGACGTGAACGGGGACCTGAACATCACCGGCAATGCCGGCTTGACGACCCTGTCCGGCTTGAGCGCCCTCCAGTCGGTGGGAGGGAGCCTGGAAGTCGCATCCAACCCCGACTTGGCGAGCCTGGGCCTGACCGCGGTCAACTCAGTGGGCATCATGTCGGAGGACGGGAGCATCACCATCGATTCCAATCCCGCGCTGACGAACGCGAACCTGACGAGCCTCACCTCCGTCTCCGGGAACCTCGAGATCTTCGACAACGACGCCCTGGCGAGCCTTTCGGGCCTCGGCGCATTCGCCTCGGTGGGCGGGAACTTGTACGTCTCGGACAACGGCCATTTGACGAGCCTCGGTGGGCTGGGCAACGTCACCGACGTCGGCGACTACCTGTACGTCCAGGGGAACGATCTCCTCGCGAGCCTGGACATGACCGATCTCGCGATCTGCCCGAACCTGACCGTCATCTCCAACCCGGTCCTGCCCCAGTGCGAGGCGTGCGGCCTGCTCGTCGAGCTCGACGAGCCCCCGTTGAGCTTCAACTTCTCGGGAAACCAGGCGGACACCTGCCCCACCGACTGCACCTGACAGCCGACGCGGCGCCCGGTCTTTTTTTCCCCCTCCCCTTGACCATTTCCTCGGTGTGTATATCTTTCGACCGCGTTGAGCGGTCCGGGCTGGGGAGTGCTCAACGGTGAAAACATCTGCAACACAGCGAAAAGATAGAGAAAGGAGACCATCATGGCAATCAGACCACTTCGTGATCGCGTGCTCGTGAAACGGCTCGAGTCCGAGGAGAAGACCAAGGGCGGCATCATCATCCCGGACGCCGCCAAGGAAAAACCGCTCGAGGGCAAGGTCATGGCCGCGGGTTCCGGCAAGCTGCTCGAGGACGGCAAGATCCGGCCGCTCGACCTCAAGGCCGGCGACAAGATCCTGTTCGGCAAGTACACGGGCACCGAGGTGAAGGTCGACGGCGAAGAGATGGTGATCCTGCGCGAGGACGACGTGCTCGCGGTGATCGAATAACGGAAAGAGGAGGAGTGACATGGCAGCGAAGCAGATCATTTTCGAGCAGTCCGCCCGCAACCACATCCTGAAGGGCGTGAACACGCTCGCGAACGCCGTGAAGGTGACGCTCGGCCCCAAGGGCCGCAACGTCGTCATCGAGAAGTCGTGGGGCTCGCCGCTCGTGACCAAGGACGGCGTGACCGTCGCCAAGGAGATCGAGCTCGAGGACAAGTTCGAGAACATGGGCGCGCAGATGGTCAAGGAGGTCGCCTCCAAGACGTCGGACGTCGCGGGCGACGGCACCACGACCGCGACCGTGCTCGCCCAGGCGATCTACCGCGAGGGCTCGAAGCTCGTGACGGCGGGCCACAA containing:
- the groES gene encoding co-chaperone GroES, with the protein product MAIRPLRDRVLVKRLESEEKTKGGIIIPDAAKEKPLEGKVMAAGSGKLLEDGKIRPLDLKAGDKILFGKYTGTEVKVDGEEMVILREDDVLAVIE